In one window of Hymenobacter nivis DNA:
- a CDS encoding tetratricopeptide repeat protein has protein sequence MRAALVVFLLLLPAWAARAQAPTEAGAPTGHSRPSLSRAERRAIAKQQREADKAQAAAKKNAPAAPALSERDREVSESLFVDGVKFVLLEDYPKALDRLGKAYSFNPTNAALNYKLAEASLLSGNLRDATNYGAAAVRLDPKNAYYYLLLAQAQASQKQYDAATRTYAALVKEVPNSGGYLFNLSDLYLAQGKLPEALATLAQAEQQFGPSDEVSFKKQQIYLKQNKLDLALAEGNKLVAANPDQPRYVLAQAQMYAANDRLPDAIRLAQQALRLDPGSAGAHLLLADAYRQQKQPEASEKELRLAFDSPALDIDNAVRILASYIKQLPNPTLNQLALDLAAATVRTHPKEAKAYALSGDVQTLTGHKREARNAYLRALKYDNSRYQVWQQTVLLDAELGQTDSLLVHSERALELFPNQASMWFFNGTGLLMKKQPQQAVASLEHGRKLATDTPELLAQFDSQLGDAYHAMKEYEKSDAAYDASLAIDANNWAVLNNYSYYLSLRGQKLDKAKEMAGRVVKEFPASDTYLDTYAWVLYKQKDYAGARTALETALKTTKDASVIEHYGDVLYQLGEKEPALAAWQRARKAGGGASEFLDRKIRDRKLYE, from the coding sequence ATGCGCGCTGCCCTGGTTGTTTTTCTTTTGCTGCTGCCGGCCTGGGCCGCCCGCGCCCAGGCGCCTACCGAAGCCGGGGCCCCCACCGGGCACAGCCGCCCGTCGCTGAGCCGGGCCGAGCGCCGGGCCATTGCTAAGCAGCAGCGCGAAGCCGACAAGGCCCAGGCCGCCGCCAAAAAAAATGCGCCCGCCGCGCCCGCGCTCTCGGAGCGCGACCGCGAAGTAAGTGAGTCGCTGTTCGTGGACGGCGTGAAATTCGTGTTGCTGGAGGACTACCCCAAGGCCCTCGACCGCCTGGGCAAGGCCTACTCCTTCAACCCCACCAACGCGGCCCTGAACTACAAGCTGGCCGAAGCCAGCCTGCTGAGCGGCAACCTGCGCGACGCCACCAACTACGGCGCCGCCGCCGTGCGCCTCGACCCCAAAAACGCCTACTATTACCTGCTGCTGGCCCAGGCCCAGGCCAGCCAAAAGCAGTATGACGCTGCTACCCGCACCTACGCCGCCCTGGTGAAGGAAGTGCCCAACTCGGGTGGCTACCTCTTCAACCTGAGCGACTTGTACCTGGCGCAGGGCAAGCTGCCCGAGGCCCTGGCCACCCTGGCCCAGGCCGAGCAGCAGTTTGGGCCCAGCGACGAGGTATCGTTCAAGAAACAGCAGATTTACCTCAAGCAGAACAAGCTGGACCTAGCCCTGGCCGAGGGCAACAAGCTAGTGGCCGCCAACCCCGACCAGCCCCGCTACGTGCTGGCCCAGGCCCAGATGTACGCCGCTAACGACCGCCTGCCCGACGCCATTCGCCTGGCCCAGCAGGCCCTGCGGCTCGACCCCGGCAGCGCCGGGGCCCACCTGCTGCTGGCCGACGCCTACCGCCAGCAGAAACAGCCCGAAGCCTCGGAAAAAGAGCTGCGGCTGGCCTTCGATTCGCCGGCGCTGGACATTGACAATGCGGTGCGCATCCTGGCCAGCTACATCAAACAGCTGCCCAACCCGACTCTGAACCAATTGGCCTTGGACCTGGCCGCCGCCACCGTGCGCACCCACCCCAAAGAGGCCAAAGCCTACGCCTTGAGCGGCGATGTGCAAACCCTGACCGGCCACAAGCGCGAGGCCCGCAACGCCTACCTGCGCGCCCTGAAGTACGACAACTCCCGTTACCAAGTGTGGCAACAGACCGTGCTGCTCGATGCCGAGCTGGGCCAGACGGACTCGCTGCTGGTACACTCGGAACGGGCCCTGGAGCTGTTTCCCAACCAGGCGTCGATGTGGTTTTTCAACGGCACGGGCCTGCTGATGAAGAAGCAGCCGCAGCAGGCCGTGGCCTCGCTGGAGCACGGCCGCAAGCTAGCCACCGACACGCCGGAGCTGCTGGCCCAGTTCGACTCGCAGCTCGGCGACGCCTACCACGCCATGAAGGAGTATGAGAAATCGGACGCCGCTTACGACGCGTCTCTGGCCATCGACGCCAACAACTGGGCAGTGCTTAATAACTACAGCTACTACCTGTCGCTGCGTGGCCAGAAGCTCGACAAGGCCAAGGAAATGGCTGGCCGCGTGGTGAAGGAGTTCCCCGCCAGCGACACCTACCTCGACACCTACGCCTGGGTGCTCTACAAGCAAAAAGACTACGCCGGGGCCCGCACGGCCCTGGAAACGGCCCTCAAAACCACCAAGGACGCCTCCGTCATCGAGCACTACGGCGACGTGCTGTACCAGCTCGGTGAAAAAGAACCGGCCCTGGCCGCCTGGCAGCGCGCCCGCAAAGCCGGGGGCGGGGCCTCCGAATTTCTAGACCGCAAAATCCGCGACCGTAAACTGTATGAATAA
- a CDS encoding sugar phosphate nucleotidyltransferase produces the protein MKIIVPMAGMGKRMRPHTLTVPKPLVPIAGKPIVQRLVEDIAKVCGEPVDEVAFIIGRFGATVEKQLQGIAESVGAKATIVYQDEALGTAHAILCAQNSLTGPLVVAFADTLFKADFTLDSTVAGTIWVQQVEDPRPFGVVKLNEQGQITDFVEKPVEFVSDLAIIGIYYFQDGEYLRRELQYLLDNDIKDKGEYQLTNALENMKNQGTVFVPGRVTEWLDCGNKDATVFTNQRYLEYLKERGELLVSPSAIITNSVLIEPVYVGEHAIITNSVVGPHVSLGDHANVRDSRLSNSIVQTSASLLNTVITNSMVGNHAVVTGTPDDLSLGDYNNIRV, from the coding sequence ATGAAAATTATCGTTCCGATGGCGGGCATGGGCAAGCGCATGCGCCCCCATACCCTCACCGTTCCCAAGCCCCTGGTGCCCATCGCCGGCAAACCCATCGTGCAGCGCCTCGTGGAGGACATCGCCAAGGTGTGTGGCGAGCCCGTTGACGAAGTAGCGTTCATCATCGGGCGCTTCGGGGCGACCGTGGAAAAGCAGCTCCAAGGCATCGCCGAATCGGTGGGCGCCAAGGCTACCATCGTGTACCAGGACGAGGCGCTGGGCACGGCCCACGCCATTCTGTGCGCCCAGAATTCGCTGACGGGGCCCCTGGTGGTGGCCTTTGCCGACACGCTGTTCAAGGCCGACTTCACGCTGGATTCGACCGTGGCCGGCACCATTTGGGTGCAGCAGGTAGAAGACCCGCGCCCCTTTGGTGTGGTGAAGCTCAATGAGCAGGGCCAGATCACCGATTTCGTGGAGAAGCCCGTGGAGTTTGTGTCCGACCTGGCCATCATTGGTATTTACTACTTCCAGGACGGCGAATACCTGCGCCGCGAGTTGCAATATTTGCTCGACAACGACATTAAGGATAAAGGCGAGTACCAGCTTACCAACGCCCTGGAAAACATGAAGAATCAGGGCACCGTGTTCGTGCCCGGCCGCGTGACGGAGTGGCTCGACTGCGGCAACAAAGACGCCACAGTGTTCACCAACCAGCGCTACCTGGAGTACCTCAAGGAGCGCGGCGAATTGCTGGTGTCGCCGTCGGCCATCATCACCAACTCGGTGCTGATTGAGCCGGTGTACGTGGGCGAGCACGCCATCATCACCAACTCGGTGGTGGGGCCCCACGTGAGCCTGGGCGACCACGCCAACGTGCGCGACTCGCGCCTAAGCAACTCCATCGTGCAAACCTCGGCCTCGCTGCTCAATACGGTCATCACCAACTCGATGGTGGGCAACCACGCTGTGGTGACTGGCACCCCCGACGACCTGAGCCTGGGCGACTACAACAACATCCGCGTGTGA